Proteins co-encoded in one Arachis hypogaea cultivar Tifrunner chromosome 11, arahy.Tifrunner.gnm2.J5K5, whole genome shotgun sequence genomic window:
- the LOC112719643 gene encoding histidine kinase 1 isoform X2 yields the protein MATTKFRHVFGRLWGFATSCKKNSSTPIGSRILQRDVEKEEFQYASTLCLSKYYSVFVVRLAIMVMLAILIGLLTILTWHFTKIYTTKSLNSLAYDLRYELLQRPILRMWNILNSTSEITMAQVKLSQYVIRSHGNLTTQENQVEMYEAMRAVTWALFASRKALNSITVKYNNGFVQAFHRDLKDNNTFYIYSDLANYSIGASASSSNSDINYSSLSSQESWNDHDNKSAVWYRQPLDPVTGEKIGKAMQIAPEDSIHIAGLSQVPDGVASWRVVVSKFTDSPLLSAALPVWDPSNKSIVAVVGVTTALYSVGQLMKELVELHSGHMYLTSLEGYLLATSTDAPLLTNSTKPPKLKMAVDCEDEVIRLGAEYLKKSSGNKFPPSHEVHVANVRLGHDRYYIDSFFLNLKRLPMVGVIIIPRKHILGQEDKRAFKTLVILISASMCIIVIGWVCILILTNGVSKEMKLRAELISQLEARRKAEASSNYKSQFLANMSHELRTPMAAIIGLLDILMSDDCLTNEQCATVTQIRKCSTALLRLLNNILDLSKVESGKLVLEDAEFDLGRELEGLVDMFSVQCMNHSVETVLDLSDDMPKLVRGDSARVVQIFANLINNSIKFTPSGHIILRGWFENPNPCSDNANYLMEEKNLQCAQKTRARQHENHAKRTSKRDNKAILWFEVDDTGCGIDPSKWDSVFESFEQADPSTTRLHGGTGLGLCIVRSLVNKMGGEIKVVKKEGPGTLMRLYLRLDTAGDDTEQHCLVDIANNGLVVLLALHGNMGRSITSKWLQKNGVFTMEASEWNGLTQILRELFHTRNSAGINNDFDLHYPIHESLKSKLLSIQEIKNPVFVIAVDIGLLDLSTDIWKEQLNFLHRYVGRAKFIWVLNHDTSNTIKMELRRKGYMMTVNKPLYKAKIVHILEEVVKERNHEMQKKNMDELHESDYTHCDAASSDDSDISESGPCNPVSSTNHEKKSEKVEQFHRLSLYRINNCLIGLTDEHSEANNTPKKEELCQNNQNSPKSLSPEQDYFPREAHQGEDSESRGKEEHRIIGGSARPVNGKKSLEGLRILLAEDTPVIQRVATIMLEKMGASVVAVGDGQAAVDALNGLLGVEDFRRDSNLNERNTRSSSSQTEILSFPSYDLVLMDCQMPKMDGYEATKAIRKSEVGSGVHIPIVALTAHAMSCDEAKCLEVGMDAYLTKPIDFKLMESTILSLTRRTIS from the exons atggctaCTACCAAGTTCAGACATGTCTTTGGTAGATTATGGGGTTTTGCTACTTCTTGTAAGAAAAATAGTAGCACCCCAATTGGCTCAAGAATTCTCCAAAGGGATGTGGAAAAGGAAGAATTTCAGTATGCTAGTACTCTGTGCCTATCAAAATACTATAGTGTCTTTGTGGTTCGTCTTGCAATCATG GTTATGCTAGCTATCTTGATTGGTCTTCTTACTATACTAACATGGCATTTCACAAAGATTTATACAACAAAATCTCTTAATAGCTTAGCCTATGACTTGCGTTATGAGCTTCTACAACGCCCAATCTTGAGGATGTGGAACATTTTgaattctacttctgaaattacaaTGGCTCAGGTCAAGCTTTCTCAGTATGTGATTAGAAGCCATGGCAATCTTACCACTCAAGAAAACCAAGTTGAG ATGTATGAAGCAATGAGAGCAGTAACATGGGCACTTTTTGCTAGTAGAAAAGCTCTTAACTCAATCACTGTCAAATACAATAATGGTTTTGTTCAAGCATTCCATAGAGACCTTAAAGATAACAACACATTCTATATTTACTCTGATCTTGCAAATTATTCCATTGGTGCAAGTGCAAGTAGCTCTAACAGTGACATTAATTATTCATCACTTTCTTCTCAAGAATCTTGGAATGATCATGATAACAAGTCTGCTGTATGGTATCGCCAGCCATTGGATCCTGTCACCGGCGAAAAGATTGGAAAAGCAATGCAGATTGCCCCAGAAGACTCAATCCACATAGCAGGCCTATCCCAAGTCCCTGATGGGGTGGCTTCATGGCGTGTCGTCGTGAGCAAGTTCACAGATTCGCCTTTGCTTTCGGCTGCATTGCCTGTTTGGGATCCTTCTAACAAGAGTATTGTGGCTGTGGTGGGAGTAACAACTGCACTTTATAGTGTAGGACAGTTAATGAAGGAGCTTGTTGAGTTGCATAGTGGACATATGTATTTAACTTCTCTAGAAGGTTACTTGCTTGCAACTTCCACTGATGCACCTCTTCTTACAAATTCAACAAAGCCTCCTAAGCTTAAGATGGCTGTAGATTGTGAAGATGAAGTGATAAGGCTTGGAGCTGAGTATTTGAAGAAAAGTTCTGGTAACAAATTCCCTCCTAGCCATGAGGTTCATGTCGCGAATGTCAGGCTAGGCCACGACAGATATTACATCGATTCGTTCTTCCTAAACTTGAAGAGACTTCCTATG GTTGGTGTAATAATCATTCCAAGAAAGCATATATTAGGCCAGGAAGATAAAAGAGCCTTCAAGACTTTGGTTATTCTGATATCTGCATCAATGTGTATTATAGTCATTGGATGGGTTTGCATTTTGATTTTGACAAATGGAGTCTCAAAAGAAATGAAACTAAGAGCAGAACTTATTAGTCAGCTTGAAGCTAGAAGAAAGGCAGAGGCATCAAGCAACTATAAGAGCCAATTTCTTGCAAACATGAG CCATGAATTGAGGACACCTATGGCTGCAATAATTGGCCTACTCGACATTCTTATGTCCGACGACTGTCTAACCAACGAGCAGTGTGCAACGGTTACTCAGATAAGAAAATGCTCGACTGCGCTGCTCCGGCTTCTTAATAACATCTTGGATCTCAGCAAG GTGGAATCAGGAAAGCTAGTTCTAGAAGATGCTGAATTCGACTTGGGAAGGGAACTTGAAGGACTAGTGGATATGTTTTCAGTGCAATGCATGAATCACAGTGTAGAGACTGTCTTAGACCTATCTG ATGATATGCCGAAGCTAGTTCGCGGCGACTCTGCTAGAGTAGTCCAAATTTTTGCAAATTTgatcaacaactcaattaaatttACTCCTT CTGGTCACATTATTCTGAGAGGATGGTTTGAGAATCCAAATCCATGTAGTGATAATGCAAATTATCTTATGGAAGAGAAGAATTTACAATGTGCACAAAAGACTAGAGCAAGGCAACATGAGAACCATGCAAAGAGGACTTCTAAGAGGGATAACAAAGCAATCCTATGGTTTGAAGTTGATGACACCGGCTGTG GTATTGATCCAAGTAAATGGGATTCTGTGTTTGAAAGCTTTGAGCAAGCAGATCCCTCAACTACTAGACT GCATGGAGGTACTGGCCTTGGTCTTTGCATTGTCAGAAGCTTG GTTAATAAGATGGGTGGAGAAATcaaagttgtcaaaaaggaaggtCCCGGAACACTGATGAGATTATACCTGCGCCTCGATACGGCCGGGGATGACACAGAACAACATTGTTTGGTAGATATTGCAAACAATGGCTTAGTG GTATTGCTTGCACTGCACGGCAACATGGGAAGATCAATCACATCTAAGTGGCTGCAGAAAAATGGGGTGTTCACAATGGAAGCATCTGAATGGAATGGATTAACACAAATTCTAAGGGAACTCTTTCATACAAGGAATTCAGCAGGAATTAACAATGACTTTGATTTACACTATCCAATACATGAGAGTTTGAAGTCCAAGTTACTTAGCATACAAGAAATCAAGAATCCAGTTTTTGTCATCGCAGTCGACATAGGACTACTCGATTTGAGCACAGATATATGGAAGGAGCAGCTTAACTTTCTTCACAGATATGTGGGGAGGGCGAAATTTATATGGGTTCTAAACCATGACACCTCTAACACCATTAAAATGGAGCTTAGAAGAAAAGGATATATGATGACAGTTAACAAACCACTTTACAAAGCAAAAATTGTTCACATTTTGGAGGAAGTTGTAAAAGAGAGAAATCATGAGATGCAAAAGAAGAACATGGATGAGCTTCATGAGAGTGATTATACTCATTGTGATGCTGCTAGCTCGGACGATTCGGACATATCCGAATCAGGTCCTTGTAATCCTGTTAGTAGTACTAATCatgaaaaaaaaagtgagaagGTTGAGCAGTTTCATAGATTATCACTGTATAGGATTAACAACTGCTTAATAGGATTAACAGATGAACATTCAGAAGCTAATAATACTCCAAAGAAGGAAGAGTTATGTCAAAATAACCAAAACTCTCCAAAATCATTGTCTCCAGAACAAGACTATTTTCCAAGAGAAGCTCATCAAGGTGAAGATTCTGAGAGCAGAGGCAAAGAAGAGCATAGGATCATCGGCGGCTCGGCTAGGCCGGTAAATGGAAAGAAATCTCTTGAAGGGTTAAGGATATTGCTTGCAGAAGACACACCTGTGATTCAAAGAGTTGCAACCATAATGCTTGAGAAGATGGGAGCAAGTGTTGTAGCAGTTGGTGATGGACAAGCAGCAGTGGATGCTTTGAATGGCTTGCTTGGTGTTGAAGATTTTAGAAGAGACTCAAACTTGaatgaaaggaacacaagatCATCATCTTCTCAAACTGAAATTCTCAGTTTCCCTTCATATGACTTGGTCCTAATGGATTGTCAG ATGCCAAAGATGGATGGATATGAAGCAACAAAAGCAATAAGAAAATCAGAAGTGGGAAGTGGAGTTCACATTCCAATAGTTGCTCTCACTGCTCATGCAATGTCATGTGATGAAGCCAAATGCTTAGAAGTTGGAATGGATGCTTATTTAACCAAACCAATTGACTTCAAATTGATGGAATCCACTATTCTTTCTCTCACAAGAAGAACAATATCCTAA
- the LOC112719643 gene encoding histidine kinase 1 isoform X1, translated as MATTKFRHVFGRLWGFATSCKKNSSTPIGSRILQRDVEKEEFQYASTLCLSKYYSVFVVRLAIMVMLAILIGLLTILTWHFTKIYTTKSLNSLAYDLRYELLQRPILRMWNILNSTSEITMAQVKLSQYVIRSHGNLTTQENQVEQMYEAMRAVTWALFASRKALNSITVKYNNGFVQAFHRDLKDNNTFYIYSDLANYSIGASASSSNSDINYSSLSSQESWNDHDNKSAVWYRQPLDPVTGEKIGKAMQIAPEDSIHIAGLSQVPDGVASWRVVVSKFTDSPLLSAALPVWDPSNKSIVAVVGVTTALYSVGQLMKELVELHSGHMYLTSLEGYLLATSTDAPLLTNSTKPPKLKMAVDCEDEVIRLGAEYLKKSSGNKFPPSHEVHVANVRLGHDRYYIDSFFLNLKRLPMVGVIIIPRKHILGQEDKRAFKTLVILISASMCIIVIGWVCILILTNGVSKEMKLRAELISQLEARRKAEASSNYKSQFLANMSHELRTPMAAIIGLLDILMSDDCLTNEQCATVTQIRKCSTALLRLLNNILDLSKVESGKLVLEDAEFDLGRELEGLVDMFSVQCMNHSVETVLDLSDDMPKLVRGDSARVVQIFANLINNSIKFTPSGHIILRGWFENPNPCSDNANYLMEEKNLQCAQKTRARQHENHAKRTSKRDNKAILWFEVDDTGCGIDPSKWDSVFESFEQADPSTTRLHGGTGLGLCIVRSLVNKMGGEIKVVKKEGPGTLMRLYLRLDTAGDDTEQHCLVDIANNGLVVLLALHGNMGRSITSKWLQKNGVFTMEASEWNGLTQILRELFHTRNSAGINNDFDLHYPIHESLKSKLLSIQEIKNPVFVIAVDIGLLDLSTDIWKEQLNFLHRYVGRAKFIWVLNHDTSNTIKMELRRKGYMMTVNKPLYKAKIVHILEEVVKERNHEMQKKNMDELHESDYTHCDAASSDDSDISESGPCNPVSSTNHEKKSEKVEQFHRLSLYRINNCLIGLTDEHSEANNTPKKEELCQNNQNSPKSLSPEQDYFPREAHQGEDSESRGKEEHRIIGGSARPVNGKKSLEGLRILLAEDTPVIQRVATIMLEKMGASVVAVGDGQAAVDALNGLLGVEDFRRDSNLNERNTRSSSSQTEILSFPSYDLVLMDCQMPKMDGYEATKAIRKSEVGSGVHIPIVALTAHAMSCDEAKCLEVGMDAYLTKPIDFKLMESTILSLTRRTIS; from the exons atggctaCTACCAAGTTCAGACATGTCTTTGGTAGATTATGGGGTTTTGCTACTTCTTGTAAGAAAAATAGTAGCACCCCAATTGGCTCAAGAATTCTCCAAAGGGATGTGGAAAAGGAAGAATTTCAGTATGCTAGTACTCTGTGCCTATCAAAATACTATAGTGTCTTTGTGGTTCGTCTTGCAATCATG GTTATGCTAGCTATCTTGATTGGTCTTCTTACTATACTAACATGGCATTTCACAAAGATTTATACAACAAAATCTCTTAATAGCTTAGCCTATGACTTGCGTTATGAGCTTCTACAACGCCCAATCTTGAGGATGTGGAACATTTTgaattctacttctgaaattacaaTGGCTCAGGTCAAGCTTTCTCAGTATGTGATTAGAAGCCATGGCAATCTTACCACTCAAGAAAACCAAGTTGAG CAGATGTATGAAGCAATGAGAGCAGTAACATGGGCACTTTTTGCTAGTAGAAAAGCTCTTAACTCAATCACTGTCAAATACAATAATGGTTTTGTTCAAGCATTCCATAGAGACCTTAAAGATAACAACACATTCTATATTTACTCTGATCTTGCAAATTATTCCATTGGTGCAAGTGCAAGTAGCTCTAACAGTGACATTAATTATTCATCACTTTCTTCTCAAGAATCTTGGAATGATCATGATAACAAGTCTGCTGTATGGTATCGCCAGCCATTGGATCCTGTCACCGGCGAAAAGATTGGAAAAGCAATGCAGATTGCCCCAGAAGACTCAATCCACATAGCAGGCCTATCCCAAGTCCCTGATGGGGTGGCTTCATGGCGTGTCGTCGTGAGCAAGTTCACAGATTCGCCTTTGCTTTCGGCTGCATTGCCTGTTTGGGATCCTTCTAACAAGAGTATTGTGGCTGTGGTGGGAGTAACAACTGCACTTTATAGTGTAGGACAGTTAATGAAGGAGCTTGTTGAGTTGCATAGTGGACATATGTATTTAACTTCTCTAGAAGGTTACTTGCTTGCAACTTCCACTGATGCACCTCTTCTTACAAATTCAACAAAGCCTCCTAAGCTTAAGATGGCTGTAGATTGTGAAGATGAAGTGATAAGGCTTGGAGCTGAGTATTTGAAGAAAAGTTCTGGTAACAAATTCCCTCCTAGCCATGAGGTTCATGTCGCGAATGTCAGGCTAGGCCACGACAGATATTACATCGATTCGTTCTTCCTAAACTTGAAGAGACTTCCTATG GTTGGTGTAATAATCATTCCAAGAAAGCATATATTAGGCCAGGAAGATAAAAGAGCCTTCAAGACTTTGGTTATTCTGATATCTGCATCAATGTGTATTATAGTCATTGGATGGGTTTGCATTTTGATTTTGACAAATGGAGTCTCAAAAGAAATGAAACTAAGAGCAGAACTTATTAGTCAGCTTGAAGCTAGAAGAAAGGCAGAGGCATCAAGCAACTATAAGAGCCAATTTCTTGCAAACATGAG CCATGAATTGAGGACACCTATGGCTGCAATAATTGGCCTACTCGACATTCTTATGTCCGACGACTGTCTAACCAACGAGCAGTGTGCAACGGTTACTCAGATAAGAAAATGCTCGACTGCGCTGCTCCGGCTTCTTAATAACATCTTGGATCTCAGCAAG GTGGAATCAGGAAAGCTAGTTCTAGAAGATGCTGAATTCGACTTGGGAAGGGAACTTGAAGGACTAGTGGATATGTTTTCAGTGCAATGCATGAATCACAGTGTAGAGACTGTCTTAGACCTATCTG ATGATATGCCGAAGCTAGTTCGCGGCGACTCTGCTAGAGTAGTCCAAATTTTTGCAAATTTgatcaacaactcaattaaatttACTCCTT CTGGTCACATTATTCTGAGAGGATGGTTTGAGAATCCAAATCCATGTAGTGATAATGCAAATTATCTTATGGAAGAGAAGAATTTACAATGTGCACAAAAGACTAGAGCAAGGCAACATGAGAACCATGCAAAGAGGACTTCTAAGAGGGATAACAAAGCAATCCTATGGTTTGAAGTTGATGACACCGGCTGTG GTATTGATCCAAGTAAATGGGATTCTGTGTTTGAAAGCTTTGAGCAAGCAGATCCCTCAACTACTAGACT GCATGGAGGTACTGGCCTTGGTCTTTGCATTGTCAGAAGCTTG GTTAATAAGATGGGTGGAGAAATcaaagttgtcaaaaaggaaggtCCCGGAACACTGATGAGATTATACCTGCGCCTCGATACGGCCGGGGATGACACAGAACAACATTGTTTGGTAGATATTGCAAACAATGGCTTAGTG GTATTGCTTGCACTGCACGGCAACATGGGAAGATCAATCACATCTAAGTGGCTGCAGAAAAATGGGGTGTTCACAATGGAAGCATCTGAATGGAATGGATTAACACAAATTCTAAGGGAACTCTTTCATACAAGGAATTCAGCAGGAATTAACAATGACTTTGATTTACACTATCCAATACATGAGAGTTTGAAGTCCAAGTTACTTAGCATACAAGAAATCAAGAATCCAGTTTTTGTCATCGCAGTCGACATAGGACTACTCGATTTGAGCACAGATATATGGAAGGAGCAGCTTAACTTTCTTCACAGATATGTGGGGAGGGCGAAATTTATATGGGTTCTAAACCATGACACCTCTAACACCATTAAAATGGAGCTTAGAAGAAAAGGATATATGATGACAGTTAACAAACCACTTTACAAAGCAAAAATTGTTCACATTTTGGAGGAAGTTGTAAAAGAGAGAAATCATGAGATGCAAAAGAAGAACATGGATGAGCTTCATGAGAGTGATTATACTCATTGTGATGCTGCTAGCTCGGACGATTCGGACATATCCGAATCAGGTCCTTGTAATCCTGTTAGTAGTACTAATCatgaaaaaaaaagtgagaagGTTGAGCAGTTTCATAGATTATCACTGTATAGGATTAACAACTGCTTAATAGGATTAACAGATGAACATTCAGAAGCTAATAATACTCCAAAGAAGGAAGAGTTATGTCAAAATAACCAAAACTCTCCAAAATCATTGTCTCCAGAACAAGACTATTTTCCAAGAGAAGCTCATCAAGGTGAAGATTCTGAGAGCAGAGGCAAAGAAGAGCATAGGATCATCGGCGGCTCGGCTAGGCCGGTAAATGGAAAGAAATCTCTTGAAGGGTTAAGGATATTGCTTGCAGAAGACACACCTGTGATTCAAAGAGTTGCAACCATAATGCTTGAGAAGATGGGAGCAAGTGTTGTAGCAGTTGGTGATGGACAAGCAGCAGTGGATGCTTTGAATGGCTTGCTTGGTGTTGAAGATTTTAGAAGAGACTCAAACTTGaatgaaaggaacacaagatCATCATCTTCTCAAACTGAAATTCTCAGTTTCCCTTCATATGACTTGGTCCTAATGGATTGTCAG ATGCCAAAGATGGATGGATATGAAGCAACAAAAGCAATAAGAAAATCAGAAGTGGGAAGTGGAGTTCACATTCCAATAGTTGCTCTCACTGCTCATGCAATGTCATGTGATGAAGCCAAATGCTTAGAAGTTGGAATGGATGCTTATTTAACCAAACCAATTGACTTCAAATTGATGGAATCCACTATTCTTTCTCTCACAAGAAGAACAATATCCTAA